The following coding sequences lie in one Microbacterium sp. XT11 genomic window:
- the mpaB gene encoding daptide biosynthesis RiPP recognition protein, with protein MRARPPAGPDVLGARALRDWITGERGERSRVIFVEPDADAGAVGEVTGPGDLLLLEEGSPHEGPAPAIHYSGAFSEVGDELFLGERSVELQDYVAAAFIQLVGPTAVRFFDEVSWQAFLDDADLARTTGVFPAPLIDPRVLLADRHAVAAPAEIDTPSALRIRPDGRIGVGVQGAPIGSLDGLPALLVNPLPRAAALGDIAPGRDITADLLDRRWIARYLDAADLMKMLHLANGDAKISGFGWCLLDDHLSDAEPPTTDPFLLETAEGFVLADIRSLRRQLLSPLTARVVAATQTSSTLSLAAERVARESATPVRHARELCREAVEALGVHFGEPVDGLRAEEVSR; from the coding sequence ATGCGTGCAAGGCCGCCGGCCGGACCGGACGTCCTTGGAGCGCGAGCGCTTCGTGACTGGATCACCGGGGAGCGTGGAGAACGCTCGCGCGTGATCTTCGTCGAACCTGATGCGGATGCGGGCGCCGTCGGAGAGGTGACCGGCCCCGGGGACCTGCTTCTCCTGGAAGAGGGAAGCCCGCACGAAGGGCCGGCCCCGGCAATCCATTACAGCGGCGCGTTCTCTGAGGTCGGAGATGAGCTCTTCCTCGGGGAACGGAGCGTCGAGTTGCAGGACTATGTCGCTGCGGCCTTCATCCAGCTGGTTGGACCGACGGCGGTGCGCTTCTTCGACGAGGTGAGCTGGCAGGCCTTTCTCGACGACGCCGACCTCGCTCGGACGACGGGTGTCTTCCCTGCACCGTTGATCGATCCGCGGGTGCTGCTGGCCGATCGCCACGCGGTGGCTGCCCCTGCGGAGATCGACACACCGAGCGCGCTCCGGATCCGTCCGGACGGGCGTATCGGTGTGGGCGTGCAGGGCGCACCGATCGGGAGTCTGGACGGCCTACCGGCGCTGCTCGTCAATCCGCTGCCTCGAGCTGCGGCGCTGGGAGACATCGCACCCGGGCGCGACATCACGGCAGACCTGCTCGATCGCAGGTGGATCGCGCGATACCTCGATGCCGCCGACCTGATGAAGATGCTTCACCTCGCGAACGGTGATGCCAAGATCTCGGGATTCGGCTGGTGCCTGCTCGACGACCACCTCTCCGACGCCGAACCGCCGACGACAGATCCCTTCTTGCTCGAGACAGCCGAGGGCTTCGTGCTCGCCGACATCAGGAGCCTGCGCAGACAGCTTCTGTCGCCGTTGACCGCGCGAGTCGTCGCGGCGACGCAAACGTCGAGCACCCTCAGCCTCGCGGCTGAACGGGTGGCGCGCGAGAGTGCGACGCCTGTCCGTCACGCGCGGGAACTCTGCCGTGAAGCGGTCGAGGCACTCGGCGTCCACTTCGGCGAACCCGTCGACGGCCTCCGGGCGGAAGAAGTCTCCCGGTGA
- the mpaD gene encoding daptide-type RiPP biosynthesis aminotransferase — protein MTASHPLWTSMAPADAIFSPDRVAVAAAGHRIEFADGSSRLCVTSGLWNVPLGFGNPAIAEAVAKATRDASYLSLFRAPHRFAEEAAEALIELANPARYSRVIFSTSGGAANDAAMKLARQYWSQSGNRSRALVVGLKGSYHGTMYGSQALSGDDLLQSVYSVDRRWVRHVSFSDEGHELESLLEREGARVASVVVEPVLGSGAYPLSDEFVRRLLVLREQYGFLLVADEVATGFGRTGTMLATDRWEAAPDILILSKALTNGATAAAALLVGPRIASQFARAGWTFVHGETQAGTPACAAAILAMIDELHRIAVESTTRALANDLLQMATQWKADGVVADITGRGCFLGMELRNDDATSLSTAEVLRVVFAIADNGVLVQPGPSSIELIPPFGFSADELRETDAAVRAGVAQAFQEAAA, from the coding sequence GTGACCGCGTCGCACCCGCTGTGGACGTCGATGGCTCCCGCAGATGCGATCTTCTCGCCGGACCGCGTCGCTGTCGCCGCCGCGGGACATCGCATCGAGTTCGCGGACGGATCCAGCCGCCTCTGCGTGACGAGCGGCCTCTGGAACGTTCCGCTCGGCTTCGGCAACCCGGCGATCGCCGAGGCTGTCGCCAAGGCAACGCGAGACGCGTCGTATCTGTCATTGTTCCGAGCCCCGCACCGGTTCGCGGAGGAAGCAGCTGAAGCTCTCATCGAGCTCGCGAATCCGGCGAGATACAGCCGCGTCATCTTCTCGACATCGGGCGGCGCCGCAAACGACGCGGCGATGAAACTCGCCAGGCAGTACTGGTCGCAGAGTGGCAACCGCTCCCGTGCGCTCGTGGTGGGGCTGAAGGGGAGCTACCACGGCACGATGTATGGCAGCCAGGCACTGAGCGGAGACGACCTGCTGCAATCCGTGTACTCCGTCGACCGGCGATGGGTACGGCACGTGTCGTTCAGCGACGAGGGGCACGAACTCGAATCGCTGTTGGAGCGCGAAGGTGCCAGAGTCGCATCGGTCGTCGTGGAGCCCGTCTTGGGGAGCGGTGCATACCCGTTGTCCGATGAATTCGTCCGTCGACTCCTCGTCCTACGCGAGCAATACGGGTTTCTGCTCGTCGCCGATGAAGTCGCGACGGGGTTCGGTCGCACGGGAACGATGCTGGCCACGGACAGGTGGGAGGCCGCGCCCGACATCCTCATCCTGTCCAAGGCGCTGACGAACGGAGCAACAGCTGCTGCCGCGCTGCTCGTCGGCCCTCGTATCGCCTCCCAGTTCGCTCGCGCAGGATGGACCTTCGTCCACGGAGAGACCCAAGCAGGAACGCCGGCGTGTGCGGCGGCCATACTCGCGATGATCGACGAACTGCATCGCATAGCAGTGGAGTCGACCACCCGGGCCCTCGCGAACGACCTGCTGCAGATGGCGACGCAGTGGAAAGCGGATGGCGTGGTGGCCGATATCACCGGACGGGGATGCTTCCTCGGAATGGAGCTCCGGAACGACGATGCCACTTCTCTCTCCACAGCCGAGGTCCTTCGTGTCGTCTTCGCCATCGCCGACAACGGAGTGCTCGTCCAGCCCGGTCCCAGCTCGATCGAACTGATTCCACCATTTGGATTCAGCGCCGATGAGCTTCGTGAGACCGATGCGGCGGTGCGCGCCGGTGTCGCGCAGGCGTTCCAGGAAGCAGCAGCATGA